The following proteins come from a genomic window of Bos mutus isolate GX-2022 chromosome 23, NWIPB_WYAK_1.1, whole genome shotgun sequence:
- the EDN1 gene encoding endothelin-1 yields the protein MDYFPMIFALLFVAFQGAPEAAVLGTELSAGAEDGGEKPAPATPWRPRRSKRCSCSSLMDKECVYFCHLDIIWVNTPEHVVPYGLGSPSRSKRSLKDFFPTKATVHRKRCQCASQTDKKCWNFCQAGKELRDQDSMEKAWNNQKRGKDCSKLGEKCLHQQLVAGRKTRRLEAISNSIKTSFRVAKLKAQLYRDKKVIYNRAH from the exons ATGGATTATTTCCCCATGATTTTCGCTCTGCTGTTTGTGGCTTTCCAAGGAGCTCCAGAAGCAG cgGTCCTGGGCACCGAGCTCAGCGCGGGAGCAGAGGATGGCGGGGAGAAGCCGGCTCCCGCCACGCCCTGGAGGCCCCGCCGGTCCAAGCGCTGCTCCTGCTCTTCCCTGATGGATAAAGAGTGTGTCTACTTCTGCCATCTGGACATCATCTGGGTCAACACTCCAGA GCACGTTGTTCCGTATGGACTCGGAAGCCCTTCTAGGTCCAAGCGCTCCTTAAAGGACTTCTTTCCTACAAAGGCAACAGTCCACAGGAAGAGATGCCAGTGTGCCAGCCAGACAGACAAGAAATGCTGGAATTTTTGCCAAGCAGGAAAAGAACTCAG GGACCAAGACTCCATGGAGAAAGCCTGGAACAaccaaaagagagggaaagactgTTCTAAGCTAGGAGAGAAGTGTCTTCATCAGCAGCTCGTGGCTGGAAGGAAAACAAGAAG GTTGGAGGCCATCAGCAACAGCATCAAAACATCTTTTCGTGTTGCCAAGCTGAAAGCCCAGCTCTACAGAGATAAGAAAGTGATCTACAACCGTGCTCACTGA